Proteins encoded together in one Sinorhizobium sp. B11 window:
- a CDS encoding GNAT family N-acetyltransferase: MDMLVKLYELKADPALDKRIAEQGITIRRVLAPELSALTAWIEPRFGSGWVAEATVATMRQPPTCFIAIQNDELIGFACHDATAKGFFGPTGVDTTARGKGVGHALLLTTLLDMYAHGYAYGVIGGAGPMEFYRRSVGAIPIEGSDPGIYRGMLPLAQPRGISESGH, translated from the coding sequence ATGGACATGCTGGTAAAACTCTACGAGCTGAAGGCCGATCCTGCGCTCGATAAACGCATCGCCGAACAGGGTATCACCATCCGGCGTGTCCTTGCGCCGGAGTTGAGCGCTCTGACGGCTTGGATCGAGCCGCGCTTCGGATCCGGCTGGGTCGCGGAAGCGACGGTTGCCACCATGCGCCAGCCGCCCACTTGCTTCATCGCAATCCAGAACGACGAACTCATCGGCTTTGCCTGCCACGACGCAACCGCCAAGGGATTTTTCGGGCCGACCGGCGTCGATACGACTGCCCGCGGCAAAGGTGTCGGCCACGCTCTGCTGCTGACCACGCTTCTCGATATGTACGCGCACGGCTACGCCTACGGGGTAATCGGGGGCGCTGGTCCGATGGAGTTCTACCGTCGAAGCGTCGGGGCAATCCCGATCGAAGGCTCGGACCCGGGCATCTATCGCGGCATGCTGCCGCTAGCCCAGCCGAGAGGCATTTCGGAATCGGGCCACTAA
- a CDS encoding carbohydrate ABC transporter permease, with product MADAIIPKTVRRPASYFRMRRRVVRSLQILALLLVLFYTLFPYYWAFVSSTKQGSALYQSALMPAFDFTYYRQLLDNPVFMGSLLNSAYVAVSTTFLSLVIGLSAAYALGRIDFPQRRTILMIVLMISIFPQVVVLSGMFELINWMGLFNRPSVLVLTYLLSTVPFTTWILTTFIREFPRELEEAAIIDGCSHFRILMKILLPLMGPSLASTGILAFILAWNEFLFALTFTLTDENRTVPVAIGLIAGNSRYEYPFGQIMAASVTVTLPLIIVVLIFQRRIVAGLTAGAIKG from the coding sequence ATGGCCGATGCAATCATCCCGAAGACCGTCCGCAGGCCTGCCTCCTATTTCAGGATGCGGCGCCGCGTCGTGCGAAGCTTGCAGATCCTGGCCCTTCTGCTCGTCCTGTTCTACACGCTGTTTCCCTATTACTGGGCCTTCGTTTCCTCGACGAAGCAGGGTTCGGCGCTCTATCAATCGGCGCTGATGCCGGCGTTCGACTTCACCTACTATCGCCAGTTGCTCGACAATCCCGTTTTCATGGGCTCGCTTCTGAACTCCGCCTATGTCGCAGTTTCAACTACGTTCCTGTCGCTCGTCATCGGGCTCAGCGCCGCTTACGCGCTGGGGCGCATCGACTTTCCGCAACGGCGCACCATTCTCATGATCGTGCTGATGATCTCGATCTTCCCGCAGGTCGTCGTTCTCTCTGGCATGTTCGAGCTGATCAACTGGATGGGCCTGTTCAATCGACCAAGCGTGCTCGTCCTCACCTATCTCCTGTCGACCGTGCCTTTCACGACCTGGATCCTGACCACCTTCATCCGCGAGTTTCCGCGGGAACTCGAAGAGGCCGCGATCATCGACGGCTGCTCACATTTCAGAATTCTGATGAAGATCCTGTTGCCGCTCATGGGACCTTCGCTTGCCAGCACGGGCATTCTTGCCTTCATTCTGGCTTGGAACGAGTTCCTCTTTGCATTGACCTTCACCCTGACGGACGAGAACCGGACCGTGCCGGTTGCGATCGGCCTGATCGCAGGCAATAGCCGGTACGAATATCCGTTCGGTCAGATCATGGCCGCGTCCGTTACCGTAACGCTGCCGCTGATCATCGTCGTATTGATCTTCCAGAGACGTATAGTTGCCGGCCTGACGGCAGGCGCCATCAAGGGCTGA
- a CDS encoding sugar ABC transporter permease, translating into MSARLARRDHRAAWLFLLPVIIVMLVVALWPLGRTFFFAFTDAYLDDPSVYSMTGIDNFLEVINDRSWWIAVKNTLIFTVISVAIETVLGLAIALLVNEAIPGRGLARAAILVPWAIPVVVSTKIWEWMLNDQFGVINKLLIGLGLIDHGIPWTASGSLLMGVVIFVDVWMTTPFMVLLILAGLQLISSEIFEAAEVDGIPAWKRFWSITLPMLRPAIGVAVLFRALDALRMFDLAYVMAASNESVMTVSIYARDRLISFQELGIGSAASTWVFLLVALVAIIIIGVLRLDRAAGT; encoded by the coding sequence ATGAGTGCCCGGCTTGCCCGCCGCGATCATCGTGCGGCCTGGCTGTTTCTGCTGCCGGTTATCATCGTCATGCTGGTCGTCGCACTCTGGCCGCTCGGCCGCACCTTCTTCTTCGCCTTCACCGATGCCTATCTTGACGACCCCTCCGTCTATTCAATGACGGGGATCGACAACTTCCTTGAAGTCATCAACGACCGCAGCTGGTGGATTGCCGTCAAGAATACGCTGATCTTCACGGTCATCTCGGTCGCGATCGAGACGGTCCTCGGCCTGGCGATCGCGCTCCTCGTCAATGAAGCCATTCCCGGCCGCGGGCTGGCGCGCGCCGCCATCCTCGTGCCCTGGGCGATCCCGGTCGTCGTCTCGACGAAGATCTGGGAATGGATGCTCAACGACCAGTTCGGCGTTATCAACAAGCTCCTCATCGGGCTTGGCCTCATCGATCATGGCATTCCGTGGACGGCGAGCGGATCGCTCCTTATGGGCGTCGTGATCTTCGTCGACGTGTGGATGACGACCCCGTTCATGGTTCTGCTTATCCTGGCAGGCCTGCAACTGATATCGTCGGAGATATTCGAGGCAGCGGAGGTCGATGGCATTCCGGCTTGGAAGCGTTTCTGGTCGATCACCCTGCCGATGCTGCGCCCGGCGATCGGCGTAGCGGTCCTCTTCCGCGCCCTCGATGCGCTCAGGATGTTCGACCTTGCCTATGTGATGGCGGCGAGCAACGAGAGCGTCATGACCGTCTCCATCTACGCGCGCGACCGGCTGATCAGCTTCCAGGAGCTCGGCATCGGCTCAGCGGCATCGACCTGGGTCTTCCTGCTCGTCGCGCTTGTCGCCATCATCATCATCGGGGTCCTTCGCCTCGACAGAGCCGCGGGGACCTGA
- a CDS encoding ABC transporter ATP-binding protein has protein sequence MASVSLESVSKNFGTHTVIQNVDLQIIDGEFVVFVGPSGCGKSTLLRIVAGLISASNGVVRIGGDDVTDVPASQRGVAFVFQSYALYPHMNVARNIGFALETLGMNRAAISEKVRSVARMLKVDHLLERRPRELSGGQRQRVAIGRALVRQPEIFLFDEPLSNLDSDLRMEMRMEIAKLHDDLKTTMIYVTHDQSEAMTLADRIVVLNHGRIEQVGTPKELYHSPDNRFVAGFIGSPRMNFLPVQSASAKVTGPGGLVIDAGPEGQTIAEIGIRSEAIQLVNAGDGRMTCVLERIEDLGHEHFAYCRINGDVIWVIRVNVEPPRELIGTEVGLNFRDTAIFAFAADGKRLILNRQAGVIEGARQ, from the coding sequence ATGGCATCGGTTTCGCTCGAATCCGTTTCGAAGAATTTTGGTACGCATACTGTTATCCAGAATGTCGACCTGCAGATCATCGACGGCGAGTTTGTCGTTTTCGTCGGTCCCTCCGGTTGCGGCAAGTCAACGCTTCTTCGCATCGTCGCCGGCCTGATCTCCGCGTCGAATGGCGTGGTGAGGATCGGTGGCGACGACGTGACTGATGTGCCCGCCTCCCAGAGAGGCGTAGCCTTCGTCTTCCAGTCTTACGCGCTCTATCCGCATATGAACGTTGCGCGGAATATCGGCTTCGCGCTTGAAACCCTCGGCATGAACAGGGCCGCGATCAGCGAGAAAGTGCGGTCGGTCGCACGGATGCTGAAGGTCGATCATCTGCTCGAACGCCGGCCCCGCGAGTTGTCCGGCGGACAGCGCCAGCGCGTTGCGATCGGCCGAGCCTTGGTGCGCCAGCCCGAAATCTTCCTCTTCGATGAGCCGCTGTCCAATCTCGATTCGGATCTGCGTATGGAGATGCGCATGGAGATCGCCAAGCTCCACGATGATCTGAAGACGACGATGATCTATGTCACCCATGACCAATCGGAAGCAATGACGCTTGCCGACCGGATCGTCGTTCTCAATCACGGACGTATTGAGCAGGTCGGCACGCCGAAGGAACTCTACCACAGCCCCGACAACCGGTTTGTCGCAGGCTTCATCGGCAGCCCCCGGATGAACTTCCTGCCCGTTCAGTCAGCTTCAGCCAAGGTGACCGGCCCGGGCGGCCTCGTTATCGATGCAGGCCCCGAGGGCCAAACTATCGCCGAAATCGGCATACGGTCGGAGGCGATCCAGCTGGTGAACGCTGGAGACGGACGAATGACCTGCGTGCTCGAACGTATCGAGGATCTTGGCCATGAGCATTTTGCCTACTGCCGCATCAACGGCGACGTCATCTGGGTCATCCGCGTCAATGTCGAGCCGCCGAGGGAACTGATCGGCACGGAGGTCGGCCTCAATTTCCGGGATACTGCGATCTTTGCCTTCGCTGCCGATGGAAAACGCCTCATTCTCAACCGCCAGGCCGGCGTGATCGAAGGAGCACGGCAATGA
- a CDS encoding ABC transporter substrate-binding protein codes for MLKKSLAALAISAALWGGSAHAETISVFCSPTEFELCTNVANAWKEKTGNEAKINKMPALLDDAIPIYQQLLAAKSKDVDVLFLDVIWLGMFKSNLLDLKTMIPQADQDKHFASTLNAAKLDGNLIAMPAYMDVGLMFYRKDLLEKYGKAAPKTWDELAATAKEIQDKERAAGSADMWGYAWQAKSYEGLTCDAIELVASNGGGTIISDDGKVTIDNPQAAAALEKAKGWIGSISPEGVLNYDEEQSRAVFESGNAVFHRNWPYVWGTSHEKGSNVVDKVGVMPLPVGKEGEKSSGCLGPMYYGVNKYSAKPEVAADFVNFITGPDMQKMRALKAALNPSIQALYSDPEVLEKIPFLKDNQQAFADSAVRPSGYTGTSYNRVSQAFYRSVHDMLSGGAEVKSSLTSLAGRLEKLKESR; via the coding sequence ATGCTGAAGAAAAGCCTTGCCGCATTGGCGATATCTGCTGCCCTCTGGGGTGGCAGCGCACATGCCGAAACCATTTCCGTGTTTTGCTCGCCGACGGAATTCGAGCTCTGCACGAACGTTGCCAATGCCTGGAAGGAAAAGACGGGCAATGAGGCCAAGATCAACAAGATGCCCGCGCTTCTCGACGACGCGATCCCGATCTATCAGCAGCTTCTCGCCGCCAAATCCAAGGACGTCGACGTTCTTTTCCTCGATGTGATCTGGCTCGGCATGTTCAAGAGCAACCTGCTCGACCTCAAGACAATGATCCCGCAGGCAGACCAGGACAAGCATTTCGCCTCGACACTCAACGCGGCCAAACTCGACGGCAATCTCATTGCCATGCCGGCCTATATGGACGTCGGGCTCATGTTCTACCGCAAAGACCTGCTCGAAAAATACGGCAAGGCGGCGCCGAAGACCTGGGACGAGCTGGCTGCCACGGCCAAGGAAATTCAGGACAAGGAGAGGGCTGCGGGCTCGGCCGACATGTGGGGCTATGCCTGGCAGGCCAAGAGCTATGAGGGCCTGACCTGCGACGCAATCGAGCTTGTTGCTTCCAACGGCGGCGGTACCATCATTTCCGACGATGGAAAGGTGACCATCGACAACCCGCAGGCTGCCGCAGCGCTCGAAAAGGCGAAGGGCTGGATCGGCTCGATCAGCCCCGAGGGTGTCCTCAACTATGATGAGGAGCAGTCGCGCGCCGTCTTCGAATCCGGCAACGCGGTCTTCCACCGCAATTGGCCTTATGTCTGGGGCACCTCGCATGAAAAGGGGAGCAATGTTGTCGACAAGGTCGGCGTGATGCCCCTCCCGGTCGGCAAGGAAGGCGAAAAGTCGAGCGGATGCCTTGGCCCGATGTATTACGGCGTTAACAAATATAGCGCCAAGCCCGAGGTCGCGGCCGACTTCGTGAACTTCATCACCGGCCCGGACATGCAGAAGATGCGTGCGCTGAAGGCGGCTCTCAACCCGTCGATCCAGGCGCTTTACAGCGATCCGGAAGTCCTCGAGAAGATACCCTTCCTCAAGGATAACCAGCAGGCTTTTGCCGATAGCGCCGTGCGCCCGTCCGGCTACACCGGTACAAGCTACAATCGCGTGTCGCAGGCCTTCTACCGCTCGGTTCACGACATGCTTTCCGGCGGTGCCGAGGTCAAGTCCAGCCTGACGTCGCTGGCCGGTCGACTTGAGAAACTGAAGGAAAGCCGCTGA
- a CDS encoding GntR family transcriptional regulator, translated as MQQAPASFIAPQGGIDRNDPRPLHRQVYEALLASIRDGKLPLRGKLPSERELVDLYNVSRITVRHAVRELIQQGVIHSQPGKGLYVAERGGGFELQVLKSFTSIAIANGRSPGHQLIEASIVHAPLEVSRPLFLAPGAEVVLLSRLRLLDNIPAVVQTDWIPASRVPGLLDLDWAVANRSLYAELRERYGIHPKRGQTTLSARLATDQEAVMLELPPPAAVLTVDQIAFDDRNRPVNLTALVHHPARYPLTLLQSESGDFTQY; from the coding sequence ATGCAGCAAGCGCCGGCATCATTCATCGCGCCACAGGGCGGCATCGACCGCAACGATCCTCGCCCCTTGCACAGGCAGGTCTACGAAGCACTTCTGGCGTCCATCCGCGATGGCAAACTGCCGCTGCGCGGCAAGCTGCCGTCAGAACGGGAACTTGTCGATCTCTACAATGTCAGCCGGATCACGGTGCGCCATGCCGTCCGCGAATTGATTCAGCAGGGCGTGATACACAGCCAGCCTGGAAAAGGACTCTACGTCGCCGAGCGTGGCGGCGGCTTCGAACTGCAGGTTCTGAAAAGCTTCACCAGCATCGCGATAGCGAACGGGCGAAGTCCCGGTCATCAGTTGATCGAGGCGAGCATCGTGCATGCGCCGCTTGAGGTGAGCCGTCCGCTGTTCCTGGCGCCTGGCGCCGAAGTGGTTCTCTTGTCGAGGCTTCGTCTTCTCGACAACATACCTGCCGTCGTCCAGACCGATTGGATACCGGCTTCACGCGTTCCGGGTTTGCTCGATCTCGACTGGGCCGTTGCCAACCGGTCGCTCTATGCCGAGCTTCGCGAGCGCTATGGCATTCATCCGAAGCGCGGGCAGACAACGCTGAGCGCGCGCCTTGCAACGGATCAGGAGGCTGTGATGCTCGAGCTGCCTCCGCCAGCCGCGGTTCTCACCGTGGACCAGATCGCTTTCGACGATCGCAACCGCCCGGTCAACCTGACAGCGCTGGTCCATCATCCTGCGCGCTATCCTCTGACGCTGCTTCAATCGGAATCGGGTGATTTCACGCAGTATTGA
- a CDS encoding substrate-binding domain-containing protein, producing MKTATLASITLAMSISAASAQTIGISMSDLDKFRTLLLNGVVSHGQTISGLKLVTENAKGDNELQKKQVQKLIADKVDAIILAVSDGDLGPQMTKMAADAGIPLVYINNVPSNLLDLPENQVVVASNEKESGTLETKQVCALLKGKGRVVVLMGEPFHAAARARTQDISDVIATPECKGLEIVERQAAYWSHDYADQQMQEWLAAGVKFDAVIANNDEMALGAIHAMKKAGMPMKDVVVAGVDATDDALAAMDAGDLDVTILQSAIGQGATAVDAAVKLANKEKVPRENNVPFELVTPENIAKYLPKSQ from the coding sequence GTGAAGACTGCCACGCTCGCATCCATAACCTTGGCGATGTCGATCTCCGCCGCCAGCGCTCAGACAATCGGCATCTCGATGTCTGACCTCGACAAATTCAGAACGCTGCTGCTGAACGGAGTCGTCAGCCACGGGCAGACGATATCAGGACTGAAGCTCGTCACCGAAAATGCAAAGGGCGACAATGAGCTGCAGAAGAAGCAGGTCCAGAAACTCATTGCCGACAAGGTAGACGCGATCATCCTTGCGGTCTCCGATGGCGACCTCGGCCCGCAGATGACGAAGATGGCGGCGGATGCCGGCATTCCGCTTGTTTACATCAACAATGTTCCCTCCAACCTGCTCGACCTCCCGGAAAATCAGGTGGTGGTCGCTTCCAACGAGAAGGAGTCGGGAACGCTGGAGACGAAGCAGGTTTGCGCCCTCCTCAAGGGCAAGGGCCGCGTCGTCGTGCTGATGGGCGAACCTTTCCATGCGGCGGCCCGCGCCCGCACTCAGGACATATCTGATGTCATCGCCACGCCGGAATGCAAGGGCCTCGAAATCGTCGAGCGGCAGGCGGCCTATTGGTCGCACGATTATGCGGACCAGCAGATGCAGGAATGGCTCGCCGCCGGCGTCAAGTTCGACGCCGTTATCGCCAATAACGACGAGATGGCGCTTGGCGCGATCCATGCGATGAAGAAGGCCGGCATGCCGATGAAGGACGTCGTCGTCGCCGGCGTCGACGCGACGGACGATGCGCTCGCGGCGATGGATGCCGGCGATCTTGACGTCACCATTCTCCAGAGCGCCATCGGGCAGGGGGCCACTGCGGTCGACGCTGCGGTCAAGCTCGCCAACAAGGAGAAGGTGCCCCGGGAAAACAACGTTCCCTTCGAGCTCGTGACACCTGAAAACATCGCCAAATATCTGCCGAAGAGCCAGTGA